In Solirubrobacterales bacterium, a single window of DNA contains:
- a CDS encoding CTP synthase, which translates to MSDQAPGDTRFIFVTGGVLSALGKGIASASIGRLLVARGFRVQIQKFDPYINVDPGTMSPFQHGEVFVTEDGAETDLDLGHYERFTDENASRASNVTAGAIYNSVISRERRGDYLGGTVQVIPHITDEIKNRILIVAEAKQVDFVITEIGGTVGDIESLPFLEAIRQLYTDLGPRRAMFIHLTLVPYIKHAGEMKTKPTQHSVNELRRIGIQPDALICRSVSGLDRDIRRKIAQFASLPTESVISGQDVDNVYKIPLMYRAEGLDDFILDHFRMEGPLPDLADWEEMLRMADRAEGEVRIALVGKYVQLADAYKSVIEALEHGAIHNGVKVRIDLVDSDDFEPSRLEGADGVLIPGGFGERGVEGKVEAARYARENGIPYLGICLGMQIAVIEFARHIAGMEGANSAEFDPETPYPVVDLLPEQKEVSDMGGTMRLGADPVKIHGGTEAERIFGEPVIYKRHRHRYEVNNLLRTKLEDRGLVCSGTSPDERLVEIVELPDHPFYVASQFHPEFNSRPNRPEPLFREFMKAARELAASREPASGDLPESIEAKEV; encoded by the coding sequence GTGAGCGATCAGGCCCCTGGAGATACCCGCTTCATTTTCGTCACCGGTGGCGTACTCTCTGCCCTCGGCAAGGGCATCGCCTCGGCCTCGATCGGAAGGCTGCTGGTCGCCCGTGGTTTCCGGGTCCAGATCCAGAAGTTCGATCCGTACATCAACGTCGATCCCGGGACGATGAGCCCGTTTCAGCACGGCGAGGTGTTCGTGACCGAGGACGGGGCCGAGACCGATCTCGACCTCGGCCACTACGAACGGTTTACCGACGAGAACGCCTCCCGGGCATCAAATGTGACCGCCGGCGCGATCTACAACTCGGTGATCAGCCGGGAGCGCCGGGGTGACTACCTCGGCGGAACCGTTCAGGTGATCCCGCACATCACCGACGAGATCAAGAACCGGATCCTGATCGTGGCCGAGGCCAAGCAGGTTGATTTCGTGATCACCGAGATCGGCGGCACGGTGGGAGATATCGAGTCTCTGCCGTTTCTCGAGGCGATCCGCCAGCTTTACACCGATCTCGGACCCCGCCGGGCGATGTTCATCCACCTGACCCTGGTCCCCTACATCAAGCATGCCGGGGAGATGAAGACCAAACCGACCCAGCACTCGGTCAATGAGCTGCGGCGAATCGGGATCCAGCCGGATGCGCTGATCTGCCGCTCGGTTTCCGGCCTCGACCGGGACATCCGTCGCAAGATCGCCCAGTTCGCCAGCCTTCCGACCGAATCGGTCATCTCCGGCCAGGACGTGGACAACGTCTACAAGATTCCGCTGATGTACCGGGCGGAAGGGCTCGATGACTTCATCCTCGACCACTTCCGGATGGAAGGCCCGCTGCCGGATCTCGCCGACTGGGAGGAGATGCTGAGGATGGCCGACCGGGCCGAAGGCGAAGTCCGGATCGCCCTGGTCGGAAAGTACGTCCAGCTGGCCGACGCCTACAAGTCGGTGATCGAGGCGCTCGAACACGGCGCGATCCACAACGGGGTCAAGGTCCGGATCGACCTGGTCGACTCGGACGACTTCGAACCTTCCCGCCTCGAAGGGGCAGACGGAGTGCTGATCCCCGGTGGTTTCGGCGAGCGCGGGGTGGAGGGCAAGGTGGAGGCGGCCCGCTACGCCCGCGAGAACGGAATCCCGTACCTCGGAATCTGCCTCGGAATGCAGATCGCGGTGATCGAGTTTGCCCGTCACATCGCCGGGATGGAGGGGGCCAACTCGGCCGAGTTCGACCCCGAGACCCCGTACCCGGTGGTCGATCTCCTGCCGGAGCAGAAAGAGGTCTCGGACATGGGGGGAACCATGCGCCTCGGGGCCGATCCGGTGAAGATCCACGGAGGAACCGAAGCTGAACGGATCTTCGGAGAACCGGTGATCTACAAGCGGCACCGGCACCGCTACGAGGTCAACAACCTGCTCCGGACCAAGCTCGAGGACCGGGGTCTGGTCTGTTCCGGTACCTCGCCGGACGAGCGGCTGGTCGAGATCGTCGAGCTTCCCGACCACCCGTTCTACGTCGCGTCCCAGTTCCACCCGGAGTTCAACTCCCGGCCGAACCGACCGGAACCCCTGTTCCGCGAGTTCATGAAGGCCGCTCGCGAGCTTGCCGCATCGAGAGAGCCGGCATCCGGCGATCTACCCGAATCAATCGAAGCCAAGGAGGTCTGA
- a CDS encoding M20/M25/M40 family metallo-hydrolase: protein MSRFVRLCETASPTGEERRVADLVRAELESFGFTVDEDDAAGPAGAGAGNLLCRIPGRSPGWVMFCAHLDTVPHEGPIEVTLDGDGIYRSVGDTILGADNKAAVSVLLELAARHADEPPAIGIELLLTVAEEQGLLGAVAFDQNRLKARIGYVIDHASPVGEVIVAAPTHMRIRATFQGVEAHAGVRPEDGRSAIAAAADAISSMDLGRLDEETTANVGLISGGSSGNVVPGICRIEAEARSVNHERALALIAEMGDRMTLAASEAGCEVDLVTERVFPGYRIPGESAALEVAESALRALEIPASRVATGGGSDANVFIDRGMDCLLLADGSSDNHTSSEAVARDDLFRMLAICEEIVERAAEREAAC from the coding sequence GTGAGCCGCTTTGTCCGCCTCTGTGAAACGGCCAGCCCGACCGGGGAGGAACGTCGGGTAGCCGATCTCGTCCGTGCAGAGCTCGAATCGTTCGGGTTCACGGTCGATGAAGACGACGCGGCCGGCCCGGCCGGTGCCGGGGCGGGCAATCTGCTCTGCCGGATCCCGGGACGATCACCGGGCTGGGTGATGTTCTGCGCCCACCTCGACACGGTGCCGCACGAGGGTCCGATCGAGGTGACTCTCGACGGGGACGGGATCTACCGTTCGGTCGGTGACACGATCCTCGGAGCGGACAACAAGGCGGCGGTCTCGGTGCTGCTCGAACTGGCCGCCCGGCATGCCGACGAACCACCCGCGATCGGGATCGAGCTGCTGCTCACGGTCGCGGAGGAGCAGGGGTTGCTGGGGGCGGTCGCCTTCGACCAGAATCGCCTGAAGGCCCGGATCGGCTACGTGATCGATCATGCCAGCCCGGTCGGCGAGGTGATCGTGGCGGCCCCGACTCACATGCGGATTCGGGCCACCTTCCAGGGAGTCGAGGCACACGCCGGGGTCCGACCCGAGGACGGTCGATCGGCGATTGCCGCAGCCGCAGACGCGATCTCCTCGATGGATCTGGGCCGACTGGACGAGGAGACCACCGCCAACGTCGGGCTGATTTCCGGAGGCAGCTCCGGGAACGTGGTTCCGGGGATCTGCCGGATCGAGGCCGAAGCCCGGTCGGTGAACCACGAACGGGCGCTGGCGCTGATCGCCGAGATGGGTGACCGGATGACCCTGGCCGCCTCCGAGGCGGGCTGTGAGGTGGATCTGGTCACCGAGCGGGTGTTTCCGGGGTACCGGATCCCGGGGGAATCGGCAGCCCTCGAGGTTGCCGAGTCCGCCCTTCGGGCTCTGGAGATCCCTGCCAGCCGGGTCGCAACCGGGGGTGGGTCGGACGCCAATGTCTTCATCGACCGCGGGATGGACTGTCTGCTGCTCGCTGACGGGAGCAGTGACAATCACACCTCCTCGGAAGCGGTGGCCCGTGACGACCTGTTCCGGATGCTGGCGATCTGCGAGGAGATCGTGGAACGGGCCGCGGAACGGGAAGCCGCGTGCTGA
- a CDS encoding DUF3866 family protein — MLKLRRGRVVATEPLTVRLEDAAEGEDRPAWADPALVGECRIGDEVVLNVEALDLGLGSGGFDLVCVNLTRGLAGSGSATEHVMKLNYSPLQHPVATVERAVGPSGKNPPRPERGVPVLALGLHGHLAPAAWAAGQGPAPERPRIGYVQTGGGALPGKLSRDVRELIDRGILAGHLTAGPAYGGQLETITLVGALDAADSLGWDGVIAGPGPGILGSETAFGHGGMAALEVLHAALALDLPALLVPRISAADPRPRHTGLSHHSRAVLSLCLGPVEVPVPENVDELLGDLAPEGGLPALVRGLGRGGHRAAPERADLTGYLKSGLPRRSMGRDLTDDPAFFAAPLAAGQRLAGLCP; from the coding sequence GTGCTGAAACTTCGGCGTGGTCGGGTGGTCGCGACCGAGCCGTTGACCGTGCGGCTCGAAGACGCCGCTGAAGGTGAGGACCGCCCCGCCTGGGCCGACCCCGCTCTGGTCGGCGAATGCCGAATCGGCGACGAGGTGGTGCTCAACGTCGAGGCCCTCGACCTCGGACTCGGATCGGGCGGTTTCGACCTGGTCTGCGTCAACCTGACCCGGGGTCTGGCCGGATCGGGTTCCGCGACCGAGCACGTGATGAAGTTGAATTACAGCCCGCTCCAGCATCCGGTGGCCACCGTCGAACGGGCGGTGGGTCCCTCCGGAAAGAATCCGCCCCGGCCCGAGCGAGGAGTGCCGGTCCTCGCGCTCGGGCTTCACGGCCATCTCGCCCCCGCAGCCTGGGCGGCGGGCCAGGGGCCGGCCCCGGAGCGGCCCCGGATCGGGTACGTCCAGACCGGGGGAGGGGCGCTCCCCGGCAAGCTTTCGCGCGACGTCCGGGAACTGATCGACCGAGGGATCCTGGCCGGTCACCTGACGGCCGGACCGGCCTACGGGGGTCAGCTCGAGACGATCACCCTGGTCGGAGCCCTGGATGCGGCCGACAGTCTCGGCTGGGACGGGGTGATCGCCGGTCCGGGCCCGGGCATCCTGGGTTCCGAGACCGCTTTCGGGCATGGCGGGATGGCCGCCCTGGAGGTCCTCCACGCGGCCCTCGCCCTGGACCTGCCGGCGCTGCTCGTGCCGCGGATCTCGGCCGCCGATCCTCGCCCTCGTCACACCGGCCTGAGTCACCACTCCCGGGCGGTGCTCTCGCTCTGTCTCGGACCGGTCGAGGTGCCGGTTCCGGAAAATGTGGATGAACTGCTCGGCGACCTCGCCCCCGAGGGCGGGCTCCCGGCGCTGGTCCGAGGGCTTGGTCGTGGCGGACACAGAGCCGCTCCCGAGAGGGCCGACCTGACCGGATACCTGAAAAGCGGCCTGCCCCGCCGGAGCATGGGGCGCGACCTGACCGATGATCCGGCCTTCTTTGCCGCGCCGCTCGCTGCCGGACAGCGCCTGGCCGGTCTCTGCCCCTGA
- the xerD gene encoding site-specific tyrosine recombinase XerD, translated as MPPSVTVTDPSGTSPAAGARFEHLLLDFLAHLELERGLSRNTLNAYRTDLLQYGSWLTRVGADPVEVGPGELSDYVSSLSPGADGRPLAPATVHRKTAALRAFYRHLRREDLIADDPTAGLVTPRRAKKLPKVLNQAEVSKLLSTPVGSSPSARRDRAILEVMYACGLRASEVVGLELTDVDLREGMLRARGKGSKERIVPLGSQAIAAVRSWLAGGRSELVRGRPEKALFLNFRGRNLSRQGLYKIVQGHARAAGLEDRMSPHTLRHSFATHLLAGGCDLRAVQEMLGHADVATTQIYTHLSGRQLKDVYYRSHPRAVIKR; from the coding sequence ATGCCCCCGTCCGTGACCGTGACCGATCCCTCCGGTACTTCGCCGGCGGCCGGAGCCCGTTTCGAGCACCTGCTACTCGACTTCCTCGCTCACCTCGAACTCGAGCGCGGACTTTCCCGAAATACCCTGAACGCCTACCGGACCGATCTGCTCCAGTACGGGTCGTGGCTCACCCGGGTCGGGGCCGACCCGGTCGAGGTCGGCCCGGGGGAGCTGTCGGACTACGTGTCCAGCCTCAGCCCGGGGGCCGATGGCCGGCCCCTGGCTCCGGCGACGGTTCACCGCAAGACGGCCGCCCTGCGTGCCTTCTACCGCCACCTCAGGCGTGAGGACCTGATTGCCGACGATCCGACCGCCGGGCTGGTCACCCCGAGACGGGCGAAGAAGCTGCCGAAGGTGCTCAACCAGGCGGAGGTCTCGAAGCTGCTGTCCACTCCGGTCGGGAGTTCGCCTTCGGCCCGCAGGGATCGGGCGATCCTCGAGGTGATGTACGCCTGTGGGCTGCGGGCGTCCGAGGTCGTGGGTCTCGAGCTGACCGATGTGGATCTCCGGGAAGGGATGCTTCGGGCCCGCGGCAAGGGCTCCAAGGAACGAATAGTGCCGCTCGGCAGCCAGGCCATTGCTGCCGTTCGGTCCTGGCTCGCCGGTGGCAGATCGGAACTGGTCCGGGGTCGGCCCGAGAAGGCTCTCTTTCTCAACTTCCGTGGCCGCAACCTGAGCCGGCAGGGCCTCTACAAGATCGTTCAGGGACATGCCAGGGCGGCCGGGCTGGAGGACCGGATGAGCCCCCACACTCTGAGACACTCCTTCGCCACCCATCTGCTGGCCGGGGGCTGTGACCTGCGGGCGGTACAGGAGATGCTCGGACACGCCGACGTGGCAACCACACAGATCTACACCCACCTGTCCGGCCGCCAGCTCAAGGATGTCTACTACCGCAGCCACCCCAGGGCAGTGATCAAGCGGTAG